From Pseudomonas sp. stari2, a single genomic window includes:
- a CDS encoding acyl-CoA dehydrogenase family protein, which translates to MIPRTLFSSEHELFRDSVRTFLEKEAVPFHAQWEKQGYIDRKLWNKAGEAGMLCSHLPEEYGGLGADFLYSAVVIEEVGRLGLTGIGFSLHSDIVAPYILHYGSETLKQKYLPKLVSGEMVTAIAMTEPGAGSDLQGVKTTAVLDGDEYVINGSKTFITNGFLADLVIVVAKTDPKAGAKGTSLFLVEANTPGFDKGKRLEKVGMKAQDTSELFFQDVRVPKENLLGQAGAGFAYLMQELPQERLTVAIGGLASAEAALQWTLDYTRDRKAFGKAIADFQNTRFKLAEMATEIQIGRVFVDRCLELHLQGKLDVPTAAMAKYWGTDLQCKVLDECVQLHGGYGFMWEYPVARAWADARVQRIYAGTNEIMKEIIARSL; encoded by the coding sequence ATGATCCCCAGAACCCTGTTCAGCTCCGAGCACGAATTGTTCCGCGACAGCGTTAGAACATTCCTCGAAAAAGAGGCGGTGCCGTTTCATGCGCAGTGGGAAAAACAAGGCTACATCGACCGCAAGTTGTGGAACAAAGCAGGGGAGGCGGGGATGCTCTGCTCGCATCTGCCAGAGGAATACGGTGGTTTGGGAGCGGACTTTCTCTACAGCGCGGTCGTGATCGAAGAAGTAGGGCGGCTGGGCCTGACCGGCATCGGTTTCTCGCTGCATTCGGACATCGTCGCGCCGTACATCCTGCATTACGGCAGCGAGACGCTGAAGCAGAAATACCTGCCGAAACTGGTGTCCGGCGAGATGGTCACGGCCATCGCCATGACCGAGCCGGGCGCGGGCTCCGACTTGCAGGGGGTCAAGACCACCGCCGTGCTGGACGGTGACGAATATGTCATCAACGGTTCGAAAACCTTCATCACCAATGGTTTTCTCGCCGATCTGGTGATCGTCGTCGCCAAGACCGATCCCAAGGCTGGAGCGAAGGGCACCAGCCTGTTTCTGGTGGAGGCGAACACGCCGGGCTTCGACAAGGGCAAGCGCCTGGAGAAGGTCGGAATGAAGGCTCAGGACACGTCGGAATTGTTCTTCCAGGATGTGCGAGTGCCGAAGGAAAACCTGTTGGGGCAGGCCGGGGCCGGGTTTGCTTATCTGATGCAGGAATTGCCGCAGGAGCGTCTGACCGTGGCCATTGGCGGTCTGGCCTCGGCCGAGGCGGCGCTGCAATGGACGCTGGATTACACCCGGGACCGCAAGGCGTTCGGCAAGGCCATCGCCGACTTCCAGAACACGCGCTTCAAGCTGGCGGAAATGGCCACCGAAATTCAGATCGGCAGGGTGTTCGTTGATCGCTGCCTGGAGCTGCACCTGCAAGGCAAGCTCGACGTACCGACCGCCGCGATGGCCAAGTACTGGGGCACCGACCTGCAATGCAAGGTGCTCGACGAGTGCGTGCAGTTGCATGGTGGCTACGGATTCATGTGGGAGTACCCGGTGGCCCGGGCGTGGGCGGATGCGCGGGTGCAGCGGATCTATGCGGGCACCAATGAAATCATGAAGGAGATCATTGCGCGTTCGCTTTGA
- a CDS encoding GlxA family transcriptional regulator, with product MASLRYGKQLGHGLTPAFETRLVSPDGKPVNSFSDVVMPVDGGLENTDVIILPAFWDDFDTLSQRYPQILPWLREQHARGAVLCGEATGVFWLAEAGLLNGKEATTYWRFFNAFAERFPKVYLNQDKHLTDADNLYCAGGTTSACDLYIYLIERFCGANVAQAVARDILYEVQRSYSPGRIGFGGQKLHQDVIILQIQHWLEEHFADKFRFEDVAREHGMSIRNFMRRFQTATGDKPLHYLQRLRIETAKGLLSGSRKSIKTISYEVGYDDASFFARLFRQHTELSPNQYRQQFQQAA from the coding sequence CTGGCCAGCCTGCGTTACGGCAAACAACTGGGCCACGGCCTGACTCCGGCGTTCGAAACCCGCCTGGTCAGCCCCGACGGCAAACCGGTGAACAGCTTCAGTGACGTGGTCATGCCGGTGGACGGAGGTCTGGAAAACACTGATGTCATCATCCTCCCGGCCTTCTGGGACGACTTCGACACATTGAGCCAACGCTATCCACAGATCCTGCCTTGGCTGCGCGAGCAACATGCGCGCGGAGCAGTTCTCTGCGGCGAGGCCACCGGGGTGTTCTGGCTGGCCGAAGCCGGTCTGCTCAACGGCAAGGAAGCGACCACCTACTGGCGCTTCTTCAATGCCTTCGCCGAGCGCTTTCCAAAGGTCTATCTCAATCAGGACAAGCACCTGACCGACGCCGACAACCTGTACTGCGCCGGCGGCACCACGTCGGCCTGCGACCTCTACATCTATCTGATCGAACGCTTCTGCGGCGCCAATGTGGCGCAAGCCGTGGCCCGCGACATTCTTTATGAAGTGCAGCGCAGCTACTCACCGGGCCGCATCGGTTTCGGCGGCCAGAAACTGCACCAGGACGTGATCATCCTGCAGATCCAGCACTGGCTCGAAGAGCATTTCGCCGACAAGTTCCGCTTCGAAGACGTGGCCCGCGAGCACGGCATGAGCATTCGCAACTTCATGCGCCGCTTCCAGACCGCCACTGGCGATAAACCGCTGCACTACCTGCAACGGCTGCGCATCGAGACCGCCAAGGGCTTGCTCTCCGGCAGCCGCAAGAGCATCAAGACCATCAGCTACGAAGTCGGCTACGACGATGCGAGCTTCTTCGCACGCCTGTTCCGCCAGCACACCGAACTGTCGCCGAACCAGTATCGACAGCAGTTCCAGCAAGCTGCCTGA
- a CDS encoding NADP(H)-dependent aldo-keto reductase yields the protein MDYRQLGRTDLNVSAICLGTMTWGEQNTEAEAFAQIERAKGAGINFIDTAEMYPVPPKAETYATTERYIGNYFKSRGDRADWILASKIAGPGNTIDYIRDKNLRHNRQHITEAVDASLKRLQTDYIDLYQLHWPERSTNFFGQLGYKHKIEANLTPLEDTLEALDEQVKAGKIRHIGLSNETPWGTMRFLALAEPRGWPRAVSIQNPYNLLNRSFEVGLAEIAIREQCGLLAYSPLAFGFLSGKYEGGARPPKGRLSLYSRFSRYFNPQSEAACSRYVALAREHGLDPAQMALAFVNQQPFVTSNIIGATTLEQLDSNIASYELKLSKEVLDGIEAIHKDHPNPAP from the coding sequence ATGGACTATCGCCAGCTAGGCCGTACCGACCTGAACGTGAGTGCAATCTGCCTCGGCACCATGACCTGGGGTGAGCAAAACACTGAAGCTGAAGCTTTCGCCCAGATCGAGCGGGCCAAGGGCGCCGGGATCAATTTCATCGACACCGCCGAGATGTACCCGGTGCCGCCGAAAGCCGAAACCTATGCCACCACCGAGCGCTACATCGGCAATTATTTCAAGAGCCGCGGCGACCGCGCCGACTGGATCCTCGCCAGCAAGATCGCCGGCCCCGGCAACACCATCGACTACATCCGCGACAAAAACCTGCGCCACAACCGCCAGCACATCACCGAGGCCGTGGACGCCAGCCTCAAGCGCCTGCAGACCGACTACATCGATCTGTATCAATTGCACTGGCCGGAGCGCAGCACCAACTTTTTCGGACAGCTGGGCTACAAACACAAGATCGAAGCCAACCTCACCCCGCTCGAAGACACCCTCGAAGCCCTCGACGAGCAAGTGAAGGCCGGCAAGATCCGCCACATCGGCCTGTCCAACGAAACCCCGTGGGGCACCATGCGCTTTCTGGCCCTGGCGGAACCCCGTGGCTGGCCGCGCGCGGTATCGATCCAGAACCCGTACAACCTGCTCAACCGCAGCTTCGAAGTCGGCCTGGCGGAAATCGCGATTCGCGAACAGTGCGGCCTGCTCGCCTATTCCCCGCTGGCATTCGGCTTCCTGTCGGGCAAGTACGAAGGCGGCGCCCGTCCGCCAAAAGGCCGCCTGAGCCTCTACAGCCGATTCAGTCGCTACTTCAACCCGCAATCGGAAGCGGCGTGCAGCCGTTACGTGGCCCTGGCCCGTGAACACGGCCTGGATCCGGCGCAAATGGCCCTGGCGTTTGTGAATCAGCAACCGTTTGTCACCAGCAACATCATCGGTGCGACAACGCTGGAGCAACTGGACAGCAACATCGCCAGCTACGAACTGAAACTATCGAAGGAAGTGCTGGACGGGATCGAAGCGATCCACAAGGATCATCCGAACCCGGCGCCTTGA